One Neoarius graeffei isolate fNeoGra1 chromosome 19, fNeoGra1.pri, whole genome shotgun sequence genomic region harbors:
- the pex2 gene encoding peroxisome biogenesis factor 2 has product MAGSESSSHRVLRISQLDAFELDDALEQLVWSQFSRCFQHFKPGLLTGVEPELKALLQLLVWRFTVYSRSATVGQTLLNIRYHNTLIAGQKYRSLSRRQKLWFALLTVGEKWLKERSHSLFLSHGAHSGLQRARQALAVVSSAVKVASLINFMLFLQSGTFPTLTERMLGVRPVFVQDQSAREINFHYVNRELLWHGFAEFLIFLLPLINVWKLKTSVSALFSVSDHSNQKSESVQRRECGICAEWPIMPHSIGCSHVFCYYCVKSHTAANVFFTCPKCGAEVTALQPVKFQIEMAEMQQT; this is encoded by the coding sequence CTGGAAGCGAGAGCTCATCACATCGCGTCCTGAGGATCAGCCAGCTGGACGCTTTTGAGCTGGACGATGCCCTGGAGCAGCTCGTCTGGTCCCAGTTCTCTCGATGCTTCCAGCATTTCAAACCAGGCCTGCTGACTGGTGTAGAGCCGGAGCTCAAAGCTCTGCTGCAGCTCCTCGTGTGGAGATTCACCGTGTATTCCAGGAGCGCCACGGTGGGCCAGACGCTGCTCAACATCCGCTACCACAACACACTCATCGCTGGACAGAAGTACAGGTCTCTGAGCAGGCGGCAGAAGCTGTGGTTCGCTTTGCTCACGGTGGGCGAGAAGTGGTTGAAGGAACGTTCTCACAGCTTGTTCCTCAGCCACGGTGCGCATTCAGGCCTCCAGAGAGCACGTCAAGCTCTAGCCGTGGTTAGCAGCGCAGTTAAAGTGGCTAGCCTGATCAATTTCATGCTCTTTCTTCAAAGCGGGACGTTTCCCACTCTGACGGAGAGGATGCTCGGAGTGCGGCCGGTGTTCGTCCAGGATCAGAGCGCCCGCGAGATCAACTTCCACTACGTGAACCGGGAACTGCTGTGGCACGGTTTTGCCGAGTTCCTCATCTTTCTGCTGCCGCTGATCAACGTGTGGAAGCTGAAGACCAGCGTGTCTGCGCTGTTCTCCGTTTCTGATCATTCAAACCAGAAATCTGAGTCTGTCCAACGTCGCGAGTGTGGAATATGTGCCGAATGGCCCATCATGCCTCATTCCATCGGGTGCAGCCACGTCTTCTGCTACTACTGCGTCAAAAGCCATACGGCCGCCAACGTCTTCTTTACGTGTCCCAAATGTGGTGCCGAGGTGACCGCCTTACAGCCGGTCAAGTTTCAAATCGAAATGGCGGAAATGCAACAGACatga